A single window of Solanum dulcamara chromosome 5, daSolDulc1.2, whole genome shotgun sequence DNA harbors:
- the LOC129888904 gene encoding glutamate receptor 2.3-like codes for MRKKIGKFIIISIPFSFFLLCLVIFFSMEMAMAQNKSSIVPINVGVVLDMDEWFGKMGMTCISMALSDFYNSDGSNYKTRLVLHTRDSKRDVVGAAAAALDLLKNVEVEAIIGPISSMQADFLINLGQKSQVPIISFSATSPSLSSYRNPYFVRATHNDSAQVKPISSIIQSFGWRQIVPIYIENQFGEGIIPFLADALEEINTRIPYRSVIPESATSDQINSELLKLMNMQTRVFIVHMPISLGSKLFAMAKEIGMMSEDFVWIVTDAMANQLNSMDVSVIESMEGVIGVKPYVPKNKRVEDFTRRWKMKFREENPRIVNVELDVYGLWAYDSATALAMAVEKSRINGASFRKSNVSGNATDLEAFGVCRDGPKLLQAILNTSFEGLSGNLQIVDGQLQSPPYQIINVVGNGAKEIGFWTRENGIVRKLNSRRGYSISKENFGSIIWPGDTTSVPKGWVIPTNGKNLKIGVPVKDGFTEFVKVTRDLTTNTTKVTGYCIDVFDAVMEALPYYVPYEYVPFAAPDGKSAGDYNGLVYQVFLGNFDVVVGDTTILSNRSQFVDFTLPYTESGVTMMVPIKDDNRDNAWVFLKPLTWELWLTSFCSFVFIGFVIWLLEHRINEDFRGPFWHQVGMIFWFSFSTMVFAQKERIVSNLARFVLVIWFLVVLILTSSYTASLTSMLTVEKLQPTVTDVKQLIKSKDYVGYQPGSFVVELLRKMDFDEDRLKAYNTPEECVDLLSKGSANGGIAAVFDEIPYVKLFLANNCLKFTTIGPTYKTDGFGFAFPIGSPLVPDVSRAVLNVTEGEKMVQIERAWFGESTCSDSSMSLSSNSLGLDSFWGLFVMAVVAAILTILIFLTKFMYEHWHIIRRSNLSLHERSRILARKFDTKDYSCHTFRKSELRDSTHDIDCSRSPHGNLSMLPSPRTTGPPSPSNSSHTEQSLHFPGEEGASPLRVENVAVTAQVEMV; via the exons ATGagaaagaaaattggaaaattcATTATTATCTCAAttcctttctcttttttcttgctatgtttagtaatatttttctccatggaaatggccatggcacaaaataaatcatcaatagtTCCTATAAATGTGGGAGTTGTGTTGGACATGGATGAATGGTTTGGAAAAATGGGCATGACTTGTATATCTATGGCTTTATCAGACTTTTATAACTCTGATGGCTCTAATTATAAGACTAGGCTAGTTCTCCATACCCGTGATTCGAAGAGAGACGTTGTTGGTGCTGCTGCTGCAG CACTTGACCTATTGAAGAATGTTGAAGTGGAAGCCATAATAGGTCCAATTTCATCAATGCAAGCTGATTTCCTAATCAATTTAGGCCAAAAATCACAAGTACCCATCATTTCCTTCTCTGCAACAAGTCCATCTCTTTCATCATACCGCAATCCATATTTTGTTCGTGCTACCCACAACGATTCCGCTCAAGTAAAACCCATTAGTTCAATCATTCAATCGTTCGGATGGAGACAAATCGTACCAATTTACATCGAAAATCAATTCGGAGAAGGAATTATCCCCTTTTTAGCAGATGCATTAGAAGAAATCAACACTCGTATACCTTATAGAAGTGTAATTCCTGAATCCGCCACTTCAGATCAGATTAATTCTGAGCTGTTGAAATTGATGAATATGCAGACTAGGGTTTTTATTGTGCATATGCCGATTTCACTCGGTTCGAAGCTTTTTGCGATGGCGAAGGAAATTGGTATGATGAGTGAAGATTTTGTTTGGATTGTTACAGATGCGATGGCGAATCAACTGAATTCGATGGATGTTTCGGTTATTGAATCGATGGAAGGTGTTATTGGGGTGAAACCTTATGTTCCGAAGAACAAAAGAGTTGAGGATTTTACTCGGAGATGGAAGATGAAGTTTCGAGAAGAAAATCCGAGGATTGTTAATGTGGAATTGGATGTGTATGGATTATGGGCTTATGATTCAGCTACTGCATTAGCCATGGCTGTGGAGAAATCGAGAATCAATGGTGCTTCCTTTCGAAAATCAAATGTTTCAG GAAATGCAACAGATCTTGAAGCTTTTGGAGTTTGCAGGGATGGTCCAAAGCTTCTTCAAGCTATATTAAACACTTCTTTCGAAGGCCTTAGCGGAAACTTGCAAATTGTTGATGGGCAATTGCAATCTCCACCTTATCAGATCATTAATGTTGTTGGTAATGGTGCTAAAGAGATTGGTTTTTGGACAAGAGAAAACGGAATTGTTAGAAAACTGAATTCAAGACGAGGATATTCCATTTCTAAGGAGAATTTTGGATCTATTATATGGCCTGGTGACACTACTTCTGTTCCTAAAGGTTGGGTTATACCAACAAATGGGAAGAACCTGAAGATTGGAGTTCCGGTAAAGGATGGTTTCACTGAATTTGTGAAAGTTACAAGAGATCTTACTACTAACACAACAAAAGTTACTGGATACTGCATCGATGTCTTTGATGCAGTAATGGAAGCATTACCATATTATGTTCCTTATGAATATGTTCCCTTTGCTGCTCCTGATGGGAAGAGTGCTGGAGATTACAATGGTCTGGTTTATCAAGTATTTCTTGGG AACTTTGATGTTGTTGTAGGGGACACTACCATTCTCTCGAATAGGTCGCAATTTGTTGATTTCACATTACCATATACAGAATCTGGAGTCACAATGATGGTGCCAATCAAAGATGATAATAGAGATAATGCATGGGTATTCTTGAAGCCATTGACTTGGGAGCTCTGGTTAACAAGCTTCTGTTCTTTTGTTTTCATTGGCTTCGTCATTTGGCTACTCGAACATAGAATAAATGAAGACTTCAGAGGACCTTTTTGGCACCAAGTTGGCATGATCTTTTGGTTCTCCTTCTCAACTATGGTCTTTGCACAGA AGGAGAGGATAGTAAGCAATTTGGCTAGGTTTGTTTTAGTCATCTGGTTCCTAGTAGTCCTCATATTGACTTCTAGCTATACAGCCAGTCTTACATCAATGTTAACAGTTGAAAAACTCCAGCCAACTGTTACAGAtgtaaaacaacttataaagaGCAAGGACTATGTGGGCTACCAACCGGGTTCTTTTGTAGTAGAACTATTAAGAAAAATGGATTTTGACGAGGACAGACTTAAGGCATATAACACTCCAGAGGAATGTGTTGATTTACTCTCTAAAGGAAGTGCAAATGGTGGTATTGCTGCTGTTTTCGATGAGATTCCTTATGTGAAGCTTTTCcttgcaaataattgcttgaAATTTACCACGATTGGACCTACATATAAGACTGATGGCTTTGGATTT GCCTTCCCAATAGGATCTCCTCTAGTACCTGATGTTTCAAGAGCAGTCTTGAATGTGACAGAAGGTGAAAAGATGGTACAAATAGAGAGAGCATGGTTTGGTGAATCTACTTGTTCCGATTCTAGTATGTCACTCTCCTCCAATAGTCTTGGCCTAGATAGCTTCTGGGGACTCTTTGTCATGGCTGTAGTTGCTGCAATTTTGACTATCCTCATCTTTCTGACAAAATTCATGTATGAGCATTGGCACATCATAAGACGATCTAATCTTTCATTGCACGAAAGATCCAGAATCTTGGCCAGAAAGTTCGACACAAAAGACTATAGTTGCCATACTTTCAGGAAGAGTGAACTAAGAGATTCAACACATGATATAGATTGTTCACGGAGTCCTCATGGTAACTTGTCAATGCTACCTTCTCCACGTACGACTGGACCACCAAGTCCAAGCAATTCTAGTCATACCGAGCAGAGTTTACATTTTCCAGGGGAGGAAGGGGCTTCACCTTTGCGTGTCGAGAATGTAGCAGTTACTGCTCAAGTAGAAATGGTTTAA